Genomic segment of uncultured Fibrobacter sp.:
CGACATCGGAACCCCCGGCGAAACACTCACGTTCTGCATCGGCGAGAACTGCTCCGAGCCTTCGTCCAGTTCGTCAGAACCCGCATCCAGCAGCTCCGTCGAAATCACTGTCCAGAAAATCGCGCTCGAAACAACACTCCCGATTAGCGATAGTTATGCGTCCGTAACACTCGACCTGAACGGCAGCAAAGTCGCAAGTATTCTCGGCATCAAGCGCACCGAAATTGAAGACAAAGTAGAATTCTACGGAGTGGAACCCGACGGAAGCCTCAACAGCAAAACGACCGGCGAAGGCACCGGGCATTGGTTCGACAAATCCGGCAAAATTGTCGCCTGGGACCCGAACGGCTCCAGCATCGTGTTCTCCAACGTGGACCTCACGACCATGACCACGAAAATTGGCCACATGCCGAACAAGGTCTCGGCCGGGGAAACTTATGTTGTGAAGCAGGCCGTCGTTTACGGGAACAAGCAAGTCACCTTCGAAATCACAATAACCATTGGCGGAAAGACCACCGTCATTTCAAACCTTGAAAAGTCGAGACACGGCAAACCCGGAAGCCGAATCTTCAACATTCTCGGCAAACCCGTAGGCACCAGAAACGCCTCCGGTGAAATGCCTGATTTGCCCAAGGGCAGGTATGTAGAAATCGGAAAGTAAAAGAATTCGTTTTGCCACACGGATGGGGAATCACTAACGTGATTCCTTTTTTTATAATTTAAATTTGGCAAAAACGATTGTGGTTACTGGAGGTTTTCTGTGAAAAAGATTTTTGCGCTGTTGGTTGTTGCGGTTTTGTTTGTCGCCTGCGGTGATGAATCTAGTAGCTCCGCTCCCGATCCAATCGGTGAAATCTCGTCGAGTAGCAATGAGGAGCCTGGTTCCAGTTCTTCTGTAGCGGAAAAGAATTCTTCTAGTTCCGTAAGCGGTAAGAATAGTAGCTCGTCGGTGGTTGAGTCAAGTAGTAGCGAATTCGTATTGAAATACTGCGATGAAGGTTCTTTAGATACGTTGTATCAGGAGAATCGTGCCGTATATGCTCATTGTGAAGATGGCTTTTGGGAGACTGATTCCATCGTTTACAAACCTAAGGAAAAAGTTTACCCCAATATGGATAGCTTGTTTGCTTCGGATTATGAACCTGTTTATAGTGAATTCGAAGATCCTCGAGATCATCAAGTGTATAAAACAGTTATTTTGTCGGAATCGTATGGTTCTGCAGATAAAATAGAAGTTTTTGCTCAGAACTTGAACTATGGTGTGATGATTGATTCTAGTAAGCGAATGCTTGATGATACTAAGGTGGAAAAACATTGTGAACTGAATGACGAGTGGTTCTGCGATAATGGGTGGGGAGGTCAGTATACTTGGAGCGAAGCGATGGCTTTGCCTGCAAAATATGATACGCTGTTTTGGAAAGAGTCTTTAGAAGGTGATAAGCAAATCCATCAGGGGATTTGTCCGGATGGATGGCATATTATGAATGGTTATGAATGGAGAACCTATACGTCGAGTGCAGGGTTAGATCTTGCATCAAAATCAAATTGGAAATTGAAAAAGATCGGGGCTAATTCATCTGGAATGTCTGTTTTGTTTAAGATGAAGGCTTATGACGTTAGCGTGATGCAGGCTTATTTTTTGCTGCCTAAGGAATCTAGTAAAATTGGAACATTCGCGGTCACCATTACTGAGCAAAGTGTTTGGCTTGGGGATGATGATCATATTGGAAAACATATCCCTTATAGCATTCGTTGCGTAAAGGATTACTAATCCTTTTTTCCGGCAGGGAAAGGAGATCCCACCTTGGTGGCCATGCGCACTA
This window contains:
- a CDS encoding FISUMP domain-containing protein; this encodes MKKIFALLVVAVLFVACGDESSSSAPDPIGEISSSSNEEPGSSSSVAEKNSSSSVSGKNSSSSVVESSSSEFVLKYCDEGSLDTLYQENRAVYAHCEDGFWETDSIVYKPKEKVYPNMDSLFASDYEPVYSEFEDPRDHQVYKTVILSESYGSADKIEVFAQNLNYGVMIDSSKRMLDDTKVEKHCELNDEWFCDNGWGGQYTWSEAMALPAKYDTLFWKESLEGDKQIHQGICPDGWHIMNGYEWRTYTSSAGLDLASKSNWKLKKIGANSSGMSVLFKMKAYDVSVMQAYFLLPKESSKIGTFAVTITEQSVWLGDDDHIGKHIPYSIRCVKDY